The following DNA comes from Noviherbaspirillum sp. L7-7A.
CGAAGTGCCCACGCCGATGAAGGAAACGTCGCTGGGTTTCAGGCCGCCCTTGGCCAGCACGAAGTTGGCCACGATGTTGGTCGACGAGCCGGGCGCGGTCACGCCGATCTTCTTGCCCTTCAGGTCGGCGATGGACTTGTAGTTGGGCATGGTCTTGTTGGAGACGCCGAACACGATTTGCGGCGCCCTGCCCTGCAGCACGAAGGCAGTGATCATCTGGTTCTTTGCCTGCATGTTGATGGTGTGCTCGAAAGCGCCCGACACCACGTCGGCGCTGCCGCCCACCAGAGCCTGCAGGGCCTTGGCGCCGCCGGCGAAGTCGCTGATCTCCACCTGCAGGCCCTCGTCCTTGAAATAGCCGAGCTGCTCGGCAATGGTCAGCGGCAGGTAGTAGAAAAGGTTCTTGCCGCCAACGGCGATGGATACCTTCTGCTTTTCCAATGCCTGCGCCCAGGCGCTGCTGCTGGTGGCGAGGATGCCGATGGCAGTGATGCCGGCAATGGCGGCCAATTTCTTGAAGCGGATTTTCATGCTGTCTCCTGGTCTCCCGTGAGGCTCGCGGCGCCCGTGCGCCAGGCATCGCGGCCATGGATTGTTTTGAGTTCGTTGCGGCGTCTTTTTGACGACGTGAAACATTAACATAAACTTTTTGAAGAATAGGCCCGGCAGCCACGCGGCGGTGTCGATTTGCCACGCCCGGCGCGGCAGAAATTTTGCGTTTTGCGGGCCCGGAGCTTGTCCCGCCGGGCGCGTGCGGTCCGGTTTCAGTGCCGCAAACGGAAATGAACCCTGGCAGCGGCAGCAGTGACAGAAAACTGCCCGCGTGGCTTCCATTCAGCATGCCACCCCTTTTCGTTCGCCCGGGCCGGACCCAACCGAGGACAAGCAATGCAAAAATTCATCGGGCTGGCCATTGCCATGCTCATCGCCGGCTGCAACGGCCTTCCGGGAGATGACGAGGCGAGTAAGCCTGACCATGTGCAGTACAGCTGGGTCGTGCTCGGTCCCAACGGCACGGCGATTGCCCGTGCCATCAGCACCTCCGACACCTGCCCCGCTATCAACGTTGGCAATGCCCGCTTTCGCATGCAGTTGCGGGCAGGCAGCGGCACCATGCCCCAGCGTCCCACCGCCAGCAAGCCCAATGATTCCAAGCCGTCCGACTTTCCGGTGATTACCTGCGAAGCGACCCTGCCGGCAGATGCCGTCAGCGCCAGCATTGGCGGCGAGCCCTTGCCCCTGCCCAAGGCGCAGCCGCAACGCATCGTCATCCTGGGCGATACCGGCTGCCGCATGAGGAAGTCGGACAATGCCTTCCAGGACTGCAACAACATCGACCGATGGCCGCTGTCACGCATCGCCGCCACCGCGGCCAGCCTGAAACCCGACTTGGTGCTGCATGTCGGCGACTATCATTACCGAGAAACCGCCTGCCCGGAGGGCCTTGCCGGCTGCAAGGACAGCCCCTGGGGTTATGGCTGGGATGCGTGGGAGGCGGATCTGTTCAGGCCGGCCGCGCCTCTCATGGCGGCAGCGCCCTGGGTGATGGTGCGCGGCAATCACGAGGAATGCGCACGCGCCGGCCAGGGCTGGTTCCGTTTCCTGGCACCCGAGCCCTATACCCCCGCACGCAGCTGCAATGATGCCCGTAACGATGCCGTTGCCAATCTGTCGCCGCCATATGCCGTGCCGCTCGGCGGCGATAACCAGTTCATCGTGTTCGACTCGGCGAATGCAGGATGGGCCAGGCTGCCGGTGGACGATCCGAAGCCGCTGAACTACCAGCTGCAGATGATGAGCGTGGCCCGGCTAGCCGGCGGCGTGCGCGGTGGCAGCTTCTTCGCCAGCCATCATCCGGTCCTGGGCTACGAGATGCTGGATGACGGCAGGCTCATCGGCGGCAACCTGCCGCTGCAGGACGCCATGGCGCAGGTCAACGGCTCTGCCTACTACCCGGCTGGCATACAGCTTGCGCTGCATGGCCATGTGCATAGTTTGCAGGCGCTCACCTTCGCTTCGGACCATCCGGCCACCATCATCAGCGGCAATGGCGGCGACGATGTCAGCCTGTCCCTGCCTTCGCCCCTGCCGCCGCTGGCGCCGGCGCCGGGCGTGACGCTGGAACGCATCACCCACAGCAGCACCTTCGGTTTCGTGCTGATGGAACGCGTCGGCACCGGATGGATCTACAAGGCCTATACCGCCGGCGGCAAGGTCATGACGACCTGCAGCCAGCAGGGCAGGCGTCTGCTGTGCGACCGGACTGGCAGGATCGCGGCCTGATCGCGGCTGGCAGGCGGCGCGCTGGCACGGGGTCTGCACGACAATACCTGCCAGTCGCATGCCTGCCGCGCAAAAATGCTGCCTTTCCGTAGCGCCCGCTATAGCGCTGCCCCGAACTTGCCGTCCATGTAGTCGCGGGCGGCCTGCTGGATCTCGTCGCGGGTGTTCATCACGAACGGGCCATGCGCCACCACCGGCTCGCCGATGGGATCGGCATGGCCAAACAGCAGTGCCGCATCCGATTCGGCGGCGATGTCGACCGTGTCGCCCTCGTCGCTCAGCTGCAGCAGACGGTGCTGCTGCGCGCTGTCGTTGCCGATGCGAACCGTTCCGCCCACCACATACAGGAACACGTTGCGCCCGGCCAGGCCTTCAAAGCGCACGCTGCCGCCGGCGGCAAGGCTCACTGTGCTCATGAACACGCCTGTCAGCGACTCGAACGGTCCCTGCCGGCCATGCCAGCTTCCGGCGATCAGGTTGACCGTGCCACGACCGTCTTCGGTGGGCAGCGCCGGTATCGCCTCCTTCTGCAGGCCGGTATAGCGCGGCTGCGTCATCTTCAGCCGCGCCGGCAGGTTGACCCACAGCTGCAGGATTTCCAGCGGCCCGCCGCTTTCCAGAAAGGCACGCGGCGACACTTCCTCATGGATCAGGCCGCTGCCGGCCGTCATCCACTGCACCCCGCCCTCGTTGATCACGCTTTCATGGCCGCCGCTGTCGCGATGCGCCAGCGATCCCTGCAGGATGAAGGTAACGGTTTCGAAACCGCGATGCGGGTGCGGGCCAAACGGCAGGCCGTGGTTGTTGCGACCATAGACCTGCGGTCCGTGATGATTGAGGAACAGGAAGGGGTCCAGCTGGCGCATGTCCAGTCTGGGGCCGGGCAAGGGGCGGCGCGTGACCAGGTCGCCGATATCGTCGCGCAGCGCTTCATGCTGTCGCCGCAGTGTCTTGCTGCTCATGGGGTATCCTTTCATGCATGGGGCACAGTCAGCAATGATTGGGACGAAGCGCCATGGCGTGAAGACCGTCCGTGCGGGAAACAGCATGCCGCCGGCGGCACAATCGACGCAACGTGCCCAATGCGCCGCCTGCGCAAAAACCTATCCGGTAACGCCGCAGGAGGCCGCGCTCTGCGTCTGCTGCGCGGCACGCTTGGCGGCCTCGACCTGCATTTCGGCCGGCAGCTGTACGCCATTCTTCACCGCCGTCAGTTCGGCCAGTATCGAAATGGCGATCTCGGCAGGCGTCTTGCTGCCGATGTAGAGGCCAATCGGGCCATGCAGCCGGGCCAGCTGTTCATCGCTGACTTCGAACAGTTTCAGCCGCTCGCGGCGTTTGGCATTGTTGGCGCGCGAGCCGATGGCGCCGACATAGAAGGCAGGCGACTTCAGCGCCTCCATCAGCGCCAGGTCATCGAGCTTGGGGTCATGCGTCAATGCCACCACCGCGCTGCGGGCATCGAGGCGCATCTCCAGCACCAGGTCGTCCGGCATCGCATGCACCACGTCCACGCCCGGCACGTTCCAGCTGCCGCGGTATTCCTCGCGCGGGTCGCACACGGTTACCTGGTATTCCATGCCGACGGCGATCTGCGCCAGGAAGGCCGACAGCTGGCCGGCGCCAATGATGAGCAGCCGCCAGCGCGGCCCATGCACCGTCGTTAGCGCCGCCGACGACACCTGCATGCTCATGCCGGGGCTGGCCGGGCTCAGGGTAACGTCGCCGGTGGCAAGGTCGAGCCGGCGCGCAACCAGCTGGTGCCTGCCGAGCTGCGCCAGCAATTCGCCGATGCGGCTCTTCGCCGACAGCGGCTCGATCGCCAGCTCAATCGTGCCGCCGCAGGGCAGGCCAAAGCGATGCGCTTCGTCGGCAGTGATGCCGTAGGTGACGATCTCGGGCCGGGTATGGGTAATGCCCTCGGCCCGTACCCTGGCGATCAGGTCGTCTTCCACGCAACCGCCCGAGACCGAACCGATGACCTGGCCGTCGCCCGACAAGGCAAGCGTGGCGCCTTCCGGGCGCGGGCTGGATCCCCAGGTGCGGATCACCGTCACCAGCTGGCATGGTCGGCCCTGCGCGATCCACTGCCCGCAGGTCTTCAAAACATCGAGGTCTATGCTGTCCATGGCGAAAGGAAGTGAGGTAACGGCCCGACTATGCCACATCCGGCGGCGCCCGATGTTGATCCGGACGCAGGCAGGCAAAACCGGGCCGGCGCGCATGTGCGCTGGTGCCCCGCCTGCAAGGTCAAAGTCCTACACATATCCGGCCGCTGCGCTTACAGACAGCGATGGAAAAGCTGCCTACAGTGCATTATTTATGAACGGTAATTCATCAGAAGCCATGCGACAAGGAACGCCTGGCTCCACTGGCGACGCCTAATACCATGCCTGCATCAGAAACCCAGCGCCAACGCCAGACAAGTGCATCAGCCAACGATGCGCTGGGCGAACGCGATATCTTTTTTGCTGCGGTCGAAAAGACCCGCATGCCAATGATCGTGACCGACCCGCGCAAGCCCGACAACCCGGTCGTGTTCGCCAATCCGGCCTTCCTGCAAATGACAGGCTATTCGATGGAGGAAGTGGTGGGCAACAACTGCCGCTTCCTGCAGGGCCCGGAAACCGACCCCGCCACCGTGGCCGAGATGCGCCAGGCGATCAGGGAGCGGCGCGACGTCGCGCTGGAAATCCTGAATTACCGCAAGAATGGCTCGACCTTCTGGAATGCGTTGTTCGTCTCGCCGGTATTCGATGCCAATGGCGAGCTGGTCTATTTCTTCGGATCCCAGCTCGATGTCAGCCGGCGCCGCGATGCCGAGGAAGCCCTGGGGCAGGCCCAGAAGATGGAAGCGCTGGGCCAGTTGACCGGCGGCATCGCCCATGACTTCAACAATCTGCTGCAGGTGATGGCCGGCTATCTCGAAATGATGGACCTGAGCCTGACCACGCCCAATCCGGACCGGGGCCAGATGCGCCGCCATGTCGACAGCGTGCGCAGCGCCGTCACCAAGGCATCGGTGCTGACACAGCGGCTGCTGGCCTTTGCGCGCAAGCAGCGGCTGTATGGCCGCACCCTCAATCTCAACTCGCTGACCGAGAACCTGGCCGACCTGGCGCGCCGCACGCTGGGCACCGAGATCACCTTGCGCACCGAGCCCGCGCCCGACCTCTGGAACTGCCAGGTCGATCCGACCCAGATGGAAGTGGCCCTGCTCAACGTCCTGCTCAATGCGCGCGACGCCATGCCGGGCGGCGGCCTGCTGACGCTGCGCACCCGCAATGAAGTCATCGGCGAGGAAGACCTGCATGCCTTCTCCGGCCTGCGCGCCGGCCGCCATGTGTCGATCGCCGTGACCGACACCGGCACTGGCATCCCGCCGGAACTGCTCAACCGCGTGATGGATCCCTTCTTCACCACCAAGGAGGAAGGCAAGGGCACCGGGCTGGGCCTGTCCATGGTATACGGCTTCGCCAAGCAGTCCGGCGGCGCCGTCTACCTGTACTCCGAAG
Coding sequences within:
- a CDS encoding ABC transporter substrate-binding protein — its product is MKIRFKKLAAIAGITAIGILATSSSAWAQALEKQKVSIAVGGKNLFYYLPLTIAEQLGYFKDEGLQVEISDFAGGAKALQALVGGSADVVSGAFEHTINMQAKNQMITAFVLQGRAPQIVFGVSNKTMPNYKSIADLKGKKIGVTAPGSSTNIVANFVLAKGGLKPSDVSFIGVGTSAGALSALRSGQIDAISNLDPVVTMLQQKNEIKVIADTRTLKDTNELFGGPMPAATLYTTEAFLKKNPNTSQALTNAMVRALKWLQKAGPSDIVKVVPESYQLGDRALYLETFTKVREALSPDGRFPEAGGQTALKTLKAFEPELEGKNIDLSKTFTNELVAKANAKYK
- a CDS encoding XdhC family protein — its product is MDSIDLDVLKTCGQWIAQGRPCQLVTVIRTWGSSPRPEGATLALSGDGQVIGSVSGGCVEDDLIARVRAEGITHTRPEIVTYGITADEAHRFGLPCGGTIELAIEPLSAKSRIGELLAQLGRHQLVARRLDLATGDVTLSPASPGMSMQVSSAALTTVHGPRWRLLIIGAGQLSAFLAQIAVGMEYQVTVCDPREEYRGSWNVPGVDVVHAMPDDLVLEMRLDARSAVVALTHDPKLDDLALMEALKSPAFYVGAIGSRANNAKRRERLKLFEVSDEQLARLHGPIGLYIGSKTPAEIAISILAELTAVKNGVQLPAEMQVEAAKRAAQQTQSAASCGVTG
- a CDS encoding histidine kinase famiy protein, coding for MPASETQRQRQTSASANDALGERDIFFAAVEKTRMPMIVTDPRKPDNPVVFANPAFLQMTGYSMEEVVGNNCRFLQGPETDPATVAEMRQAIRERRDVALEILNYRKNGSTFWNALFVSPVFDANGELVYFFGSQLDVSRRRDAEEALGQAQKMEALGQLTGGIAHDFNNLLQVMAGYLEMMDLSLTTPNPDRGQMRRHVDSVRSAVTKASVLTQRLLAFARKQRLYGRTLNLNSLTENLADLARRTLGTEITLRTEPAPDLWNCQVDPTQMEVALLNVLLNARDAMPGGGLLTLRTRNEVIGEEDLHAFSGLRAGRHVSIAVTDTGTGIPPELLNRVMDPFFTTKEEGKGTGLGLSMVYGFAKQSGGAVYLYSEVGVGTTVRLYFPATENALAAPSSAPSFQADAGDGQTILVVDDRLEVAELAQAMLESLGYRSIVVTSPADALKALQGTASISMLFSDLIMPGGMNGVMLAREAKRQHPGLRILLTTGYADPALERNETGHAEFDIINKPYRREELARRVKAVLAGPSGVS
- a CDS encoding metallophosphoesterase; this encodes MQKFIGLAIAMLIAGCNGLPGDDEASKPDHVQYSWVVLGPNGTAIARAISTSDTCPAINVGNARFRMQLRAGSGTMPQRPTASKPNDSKPSDFPVITCEATLPADAVSASIGGEPLPLPKAQPQRIVILGDTGCRMRKSDNAFQDCNNIDRWPLSRIAATAASLKPDLVLHVGDYHYRETACPEGLAGCKDSPWGYGWDAWEADLFRPAAPLMAAAPWVMVRGNHEECARAGQGWFRFLAPEPYTPARSCNDARNDAVANLSPPYAVPLGGDNQFIVFDSANAGWARLPVDDPKPLNYQLQMMSVARLAGGVRGGSFFASHHPVLGYEMLDDGRLIGGNLPLQDAMAQVNGSAYYPAGIQLALHGHVHSLQALTFASDHPATIISGNGGDDVSLSLPSPLPPLAPAPGVTLERITHSSTFGFVLMERVGTGWIYKAYTAGGKVMTTCSQQGRRLLCDRTGRIAA
- a CDS encoding pirin family protein, which encodes MSSKTLRRQHEALRDDIGDLVTRRPLPGPRLDMRQLDPFLFLNHHGPQVYGRNNHGLPFGPHPHRGFETVTFILQGSLAHRDSGGHESVINEGGVQWMTAGSGLIHEEVSPRAFLESGGPLEILQLWVNLPARLKMTQPRYTGLQKEAIPALPTEDGRGTVNLIAGSWHGRQGPFESLTGVFMSTVSLAAGGSVRFEGLAGRNVFLYVVGGTVRIGNDSAQQHRLLQLSDEGDTVDIAAESDAALLFGHADPIGEPVVAHGPFVMNTRDEIQQAARDYMDGKFGAAL